Within Thermus thermamylovorans, the genomic segment CCCTGGCCCGGGGGATGCTGGCGGAGGCCGTCCCCCTGGACCCCCTGGCCCTCCTCCTGGCCTTCCTGAACGGCCTCCTCTACCTGGCCCTGGGGCTTTTCCTCTTCGCCCGGGCGGTCTGCCGGGCCAAGCGGCAGGGGCTTCTCCATGGCTGCTAGGGCCCTCCTCCTGGCTCTGGGCCCGGCCAGCGCCCTGGGCCTGGGCCGCTTCGCCTACGCCCTCGTCCTGCCCCTCATGCAAGGAGCCTGGGGGCTCACCTACGCCGAGGGGGGGCTTTTGGGAAGCGCCAACACCCTGGGCTACCTACTGGGAGCCCTCCTCAGCCACCGCCTCCTCTGGCGGGTGGGCTACCGGCGAGGCTTCTTCCTCGCCCTCCTCCTCCAGGCCCCGGTCCTCGCCCTCACCGGCCTCCAGGGCTTCGCTCTGGCCTTCGCCCTGCGCCTGCTGCAGGGCTTCTTGGGAGCCCTGGTCTTCGTGGGCGGCGCGGCCCTGCTCATGGCCCTGGGGGGCTCGGGCCGGGCCTTGGGGGCTTACTACGGGGGTGTGGGCCTGGGGCTCCTCCTGGGCCCCTGGGCCCTCCAGGGCGCCGAGGACCCGGTAGGCGCCTGGGGTAGGCTCGGACTTTGGGCCTTCCTCCTGGCCCTACCCGCCCTCTCCGCCCAGGGGGGCCTGCGGGAGCCCCCGCCCCCCGCCCAGGGGGAAGGGAGCCTCTGGCCCATCCTCCCCCTCCTCCTGGCCTACGGGCTTTACGGGGCGGGGTACATCGGGTACATGACCTTCGTAGCGGCGGTGGTGGAAAGCCCCTTCCTCTTCCCTCTCCTGGGGCTTGGCGCCCTCCTCACGGGGGCCCTCTGGGGACCCTGGGTGGAGCGGGTGGGAGGCGAGCGGGGGCTTTTCCACGTGCTCCTGGTCCTCTTCCTGGGGAGCCTGCCCCCCCTGGCCCAAGGCTTCCCCGCCCTCAGCGCCCTCCTCTTCGGCCTCTCCTTTTTGGGGGTCATCACCGCCCTTACACAAGCCTTCCGCGCCCTCCTGCCCCCCTCGGCCTGGCCCCGGGCCATGGGGCTTTCCACGGCGGCCTTCGCCCTGGGGCAGGCGGTGGGGCCTTCCCTGGCCGGCCTCTTTGCGGAGGCCCTGGGCCGGGGGGAAGGGGCCCTTTGGGCCGCCGCCTTCCTACTCTTCCTCGCTCTCCTGTCCGCCTGGCCCCGACCCCGCACCCCCTAAGCGTCCGTGGGCAGACGTTGCCTCAGGGAGCGGAAGGAGAAGAGGCCCGCTCGCGGCGTTCTTGGAACTCCCCTGTTGGCACGGGCCACGACGGAGTGCTTAGACCCCCTTCCTCGGGTCCCGAGGGGCGCCCTCCCCTCTGCCGGGGCCCCCACGCCGGCGGGGCCAGGGTGGGGTGCCCTCAGAGGGCGTAGAGGGGCTGGTACTTCTCCTCGAGGTAGGCCAGGAAGGGCCGGGCGCTGGGAGGGGTGCCGGTCACCCGCTCCACCAGGGCCTTGGGACGGAAGCGGCTCCCCTCGGCGTGGATCTTCTTACGGGTCCAGTCCAGGAAGGGCTGGAACTCCCCCTGGCGGAACTGGGCCTCGAGGTCCCCAAGCTCCTCCTGGGCCTTCCTGAAGAACTGGGCGGCGTAGAGGTTCCCCAGGGTGTAGGTGGGGAAGTAGCCGAAAAGCCCCCCGGACCAGTGGACATCCTGCATGACCCCGTCCTTGAAGTCCCTGGGGGCCACCCCCAGGTAGGCCCGGTACCGCTCCGCCCAGGCCCCGGGGAGGTCCTCCAGGGCAAGCTCCCCGCGGAAGAGGGCGAGCTCCAGCTCCAGGCGCACCAGGATGTGGAGGTTGTAGGTGACCTCGTCCGCCTCCACCCGGATGAGGGAGGGCGCCACGGCGTTCACCGCCCGGTGGAAATCCTCCAGAGCCACGTCCCTGAGGCTTGGGAAGTGTTCCTGGGCCCGGGGGAAGAAGCGCTCCCAGAAGCCCAGGGAGCGGCCCACCAGGTTCTCCCAGGTGCGGCTTTGCGACTCGTGCACCCCCAAGGAGACCGCCTTCCCCCGGGGGGTGCCCCACCCCTCCTGGGGCAGGCCCTGCTCGTAGAGGGCGTGGCCCATCTCGTGCAGGGTGCCGAAGAGGCCCGCGTTGAGGAAGTCCTCGTAGTAGCGGGTGGTGATGCGCACATCCCCGGGGCCGATGGAGATCTCGAAGGGGTGGGCGGTAGGGTCCAGGCGGCCCCCTTCCAGGTCGTAGCCGCAGGCCGCAAGGAGCTCCAGGGCGAAGGCCCGCTGGGCCTCCTTGGGGTAGGGGCGGTGCAGGAAGGAGGTGTCGGGCCGCCTGCCGCTTACCCGGATGCGGTCCAGAAGCTCCTGGAGGCCCGCCCGCAGCTCCTGGAAGAGGGGCTGAAGCTCCGCCGCCCGCATCCCCGGCTCGTACCCGTCCAGGAGGGCGTCGTAGAGCTCCCCGTAGGGCGGGTCCCCCGGGGGCACGGGGAGGGCGAAGAGGATCTCCGCCTTCTCCCGGGTGAGCCGGAAAATGCGCCTCAGGTAGGGCAGGAAGCCCTGCCAGTCGTCCTTGGGCCAGGCCTCCTCCCAGAAGCTTTCCGCCTCGCTCTTGGTCCGGGCCAGCTCCACCACCAGGCCCTCGGGGACCGCCCGGGCCCGCTCGTAGGCCTGCCGCCACTCCCGCACGTTCACCGCGGCGTCGGAGAGGGGGTCTTGCACCAGGTGGGAACCCTCCACCTGGGCCAGCCACTCCCCGATCCTGGGGTCGGTCATCCGCCCGTAGAGGAGGCGGGCCAGGGCCGCCATCTGCCGGGCCCGGTGGGCGTGGCCCCTTTTGGGGATCATGGTGCGCTGGTCCCAGGCGGCCAGGGCCCCCAGGGAGGCCAGGTAGGCCGTCTCCCGCTGGAACTCCAGGAGGTGCTGGTATGCCGCCTCTGGCGTCATGGGGGCATCATACCGCGCCCCCGGGAGGCGGACCGTGAGACTCCCACCCGCCATAAAATGCCCCCATGTGGCCCCTCTTCGCCCTGGTCCTTGGCCTCCTGGTGGGCTCTTTCCTGAACGTGGTGGTCCACCGCCTGCCCAAGGGGGAGTCCATCGTCTTCCCCCCTTCCCGCTGCCCCCGTTGCGGCCACCGCCTCGGCCCCATGGACCTGGTCCCGGTCCTCTCCTACCTGGCCCTTGGGGGTAGGTGCCGCTACTGCGGAAAGCCCATCAGCCCCCGCTACCCCCTGGTGGAGGCTCTCACCGGGGGGCTTTTCCTCCTGGCAAGCCTCCACTACCCCCCTTCCCTCGAGGCCCTCCTCGTTTTCGCCTTCCTGAGCCTTCTGGTGGCCCTGGCCTTCATCGACCTGGACACCTTTGAGCTTCCCGACGGCCTCACCTACGGCCTCCTCCTCCTGGGCCTCCTCGCCGCAGCCCTCCTCGCCTTCCCCCTCCCCTTCGGCGAGGCCCTGGACGGGGCCCTCCTGGCCGCCGGGGCCCTGGCCCTTATCGCCGGGTACGGGGGGCTCTTCTTAAGGCGCTTCCAGGAGGGAAAGGCGGAGGTGCCCGTGGGCCCCCACCAGGTGCACATGGCGGCCCTCTTCGGGGCCCTCCTGGGCCCGGGGGTGGGAATGGCCCTAGCCTTCCTCGCCTGGGGGCTTTCGGGGCGCACCGGGAAGGCGGTGGTCCTCCCCGACCGGGTCACCCTACCCCTTTTGCCCCTGGTCCTCCTTCTTGCCCCCGCCCTGGGCCTGGACTTCCCCGAAGCCCTGAGAGGGGCCCTCCTGGCCGCGGGGGGGCTGGCCCTGGCGGGGGGGCTTTACTGGGCCCTCCGCCCCGCGCCCCCGGAGGAAGAGGGCGAAGAGGAACCCGTGGCCCTGGGCTACGGGGACGTGAAGCTCATGGGGGCCCTGGGAGCCTGGCTCGGGCTTTACGCCTTCCTGGGGCTTTTCCTGGCCGTCTTCGCCGGGGCCCTCCTGGGCCTCCTCCTCCGCCAGCGCAAGATCCCCTTCGGCCCCTACCTGGCCCTGGGGGGCGTGGCGGCCTTCTTCTTCGGGGAAGCCCTTTGGCGGGCCTACCTCTCCTGGCTGGGGCTATAGTTAGGGGGATGGCGGTGGACCTTCTTCTCATCCTGGCCCAGAGGCGGAGCGTGCGCCGCTTCAAGCCGGTGCCCATCCCCGAAGAAGACCTGGAAAAACTCCTCTTCGCCCTGCAACGGGCCCCCACCGACGCCAGCGCCCAGCTTTACAGCGCCATCCGGATCACGGATCCCGGGCTTCGGGAAAAGGTGGCCCAGCTTTCCGGGAACCAGGAGCACATCCAAAAGGCGGCGGAGTTCTTCGTCTTCCTGGCGGACGTCCACCGCCTGGAACGCCTTTTGGCCCACCGGGGGGAGCGGATGGCCCGCTGGCCCAAAACCGCCCTCCACTTCGCCCTCCTGGACGCCGGGCTTGCCGCGGGCTACCTGGCCCTCACCGCCGAGGCTTTGGGCTACGGGGTCTGCTTCATCGGCGGGGTGCTGAACGGCGTGGAGGAACTCCGGGACCTCCTGGGGCTTCCCCCAGGGGTCATCCCCGCGGTGGGCCTGGCGGTGGGGGTGCCGGACGAAGCAGGCCCCCCCAGGCCCCGGCTTCCGCGGGGGCTGGTGGTGCACGAAAACCGCTACCGCCCTTACGCCCCCGAGGACCTCGAGGCAGGCTTCCAGGCCATGGCCCCCTACAGCCGCGTGGGGGACTGGGGAAGGGTTTTGCGGCGGTACTTCGCCCAAGGCGGAACCATGGAGGAGAGGGAGGGGCCCTATGGCCGGACCCTCTCCCGGCAGGGCTTCGACCCCGACCTGCCCCAAGGCGCCCCCTTCTACTCCCTGGGGGCCCTCCTACAAGAAGCCCTGAAGGAGGCCCGGGGGGTGCTCTTCCGGGAAGGGGAGGCCTGGCTGGAGCGGGAGGCCGAGGCCTTCCGCGGGGAAGGAGGCCCCGGGGAGGCCCTCCTTGCCGCCCTGAGGAAGGCCCGGGGGGAGATAGGGAACTGGCCCTGAGGCCCCGGCGGGCACCTATTTCCCCGCCTCCTGCACCACCCGCCGGGCCCCCCGGTAGGCCCTCTGGTAGTGGGGGGCCTCGAGGCTTTCGATGACCACCCGGCTCCCGTAGCTAGAGGCGTGGGCGAAAAGGGCCCGGCCCAGGTAGATGCCCACGTGGTCCACCTCCCGTCCCCCGAAGCTGAAGAAGACCAGGTCCCCGGGGCGCAACGCCTCGGCGGCCGGGAGCGCCTGAAACTGCTCCCGGGTGGTGCGGGGCAGGGCCACCCCCAGCTCCGCGTAGACCTGGGCCACGAAGGCGGAGCAGTCCAGGGAGAGGGGGGAGTTGGCCCCGTACTTGTAGGGCACCCCCAGGTAGCGGAGGACCACCTGGAG encodes:
- a CDS encoding YbfB/YjiJ family MFS transporter, giving the protein MAARALLLALGPASALGLGRFAYALVLPLMQGAWGLTYAEGGLLGSANTLGYLLGALLSHRLLWRVGYRRGFFLALLLQAPVLALTGLQGFALAFALRLLQGFLGALVFVGGAALLMALGGSGRALGAYYGGVGLGLLLGPWALQGAEDPVGAWGRLGLWAFLLALPALSAQGGLREPPPPAQGEGSLWPILPLLLAYGLYGAGYIGYMTFVAAVVESPFLFPLLGLGALLTGALWGPWVERVGGERGLFHVLLVLFLGSLPPLAQGFPALSALLFGLSFLGVITALTQAFRALLPPSAWPRAMGLSTAAFALGQAVGPSLAGLFAEALGRGEGALWAAAFLLFLALLSAWPRPRTP
- a CDS encoding carboxypeptidase M32, which produces MTPEAAYQHLLEFQRETAYLASLGALAAWDQRTMIPKRGHAHRARQMAALARLLYGRMTDPRIGEWLAQVEGSHLVQDPLSDAAVNVREWRQAYERARAVPEGLVVELARTKSEAESFWEEAWPKDDWQGFLPYLRRIFRLTREKAEILFALPVPPGDPPYGELYDALLDGYEPGMRAAELQPLFQELRAGLQELLDRIRVSGRRPDTSFLHRPYPKEAQRAFALELLAACGYDLEGGRLDPTAHPFEISIGPGDVRITTRYYEDFLNAGLFGTLHEMGHALYEQGLPQEGWGTPRGKAVSLGVHESQSRTWENLVGRSLGFWERFFPRAQEHFPSLRDVALEDFHRAVNAVAPSLIRVEADEVTYNLHILVRLELELALFRGELALEDLPGAWAERYRAYLGVAPRDFKDGVMQDVHWSGGLFGYFPTYTLGNLYAAQFFRKAQEELGDLEAQFRQGEFQPFLDWTRKKIHAEGSRFRPKALVERVTGTPPSARPFLAYLEEKYQPLYAL
- a CDS encoding prepilin peptidase is translated as MWPLFALVLGLLVGSFLNVVVHRLPKGESIVFPPSRCPRCGHRLGPMDLVPVLSYLALGGRCRYCGKPISPRYPLVEALTGGLFLLASLHYPPSLEALLVFAFLSLLVALAFIDLDTFELPDGLTYGLLLLGLLAAALLAFPLPFGEALDGALLAAGALALIAGYGGLFLRRFQEGKAEVPVGPHQVHMAALFGALLGPGVGMALAFLAWGLSGRTGKAVVLPDRVTLPLLPLVLLLAPALGLDFPEALRGALLAAGGLALAGGLYWALRPAPPEEEGEEEPVALGYGDVKLMGALGAWLGLYAFLGLFLAVFAGALLGLLLRQRKIPFGPYLALGGVAAFFFGEALWRAYLSWLGL
- a CDS encoding nitroreductase family protein → MAVDLLLILAQRRSVRRFKPVPIPEEDLEKLLFALQRAPTDASAQLYSAIRITDPGLREKVAQLSGNQEHIQKAAEFFVFLADVHRLERLLAHRGERMARWPKTALHFALLDAGLAAGYLALTAEALGYGVCFIGGVLNGVEELRDLLGLPPGVIPAVGLAVGVPDEAGPPRPRLPRGLVVHENRYRPYAPEDLEAGFQAMAPYSRVGDWGRVLRRYFAQGGTMEEREGPYGRTLSRQGFDPDLPQGAPFYSLGALLQEALKEARGVLFREGEAWLEREAEAFRGEGGPGEALLAALRKARGEIGNWP